The DNA window GCAGTCGCTTCTAAACAGGGACACGTTGCTTGCGTCCGGACACGCGGGAAATGGGGGCAGCCCGTGTGCGGGAGATCGGCGAGAGATTGCAGGCCAGGAACCCTGGTGTTGTCTGACGCCCACTCTCCGTAACGGAGGGATCCCGATCAATGCAAGCAGGTTGTAAAATGCTCCAGTCTCACGCCCCAGTCGGAGCATCGGCATGTGCATTGTTCGCTTCTTATGTACTGTTTCCATCGTTCCGCTCCTCCTCATTGGTTGCGAGGATTCGAGGTCGGAGTCAAAGGACCGCACCTCCGTTACCAGCACTGCTGCCTGGAGTTATGAAGGACCAACCGGACCGGATCAGTGGGCGACCCTGTCCGACGCCTACGCGGCTTGTGATGGAGCGGAGCAGTCCCCCATCAATCTGGCAGGGGCAGAGGCTCCTGACGCTCCCAGTACGCTCAGCACCTCATATTCTACGCAGCCGGGCGAGGTCGTGGATACGGGGCATGCCATTCAGGTGAACACCACCGGTGGGGAACTCACCCTCGACGGGACATCCTACGAGTTGCAGCAGTTTCACGGGCATACGCCGAGTGAGCATACGGTGAACGGCACTAGGTACGCCGCGGAGATTCATCTCGTGCACACGGCTGGGGATCAGCAATTGGCCGTACTCGGCATTTTGGGGGAGGAGGGGCCTGAAGATCATCCCGCGCTGGAGGACTGGGGTAAGGGGCGTGGTACCACGCTTGCAGTGAACGCCGGTCGTCTACTTCCCGATCGGCAGAGCTACTACACCTACGATGGATCGCTCACCAGGCCGCCCTGCAGCGAAATCGTGCGCTGGATCGTGATGGATCATCCGATCCAGATCTCCAAAGAGCAACTGACGACGCTTCGTGCGCAGCACGACGCCAATACCCGGCCGGTACATCCTCTCGGCGACCGGCGGCTGGTGTACGTGGGGCCGTGAGGGCCGTTGTCTGTTTTTTTGCATGAGTGTGCTCCCGATCGATGAGTGTCGACTCGCTCTCTACGCCTTGCCTTTTGGTCGAGCGCGACCGCCTACAGCACAATCTCACCCAGATGCAGGAGCGGGCGTGTGTGAACGAGGTGGCCCTTCGACCTCACATCAAGACGCACAAGTCCGTGCCCCTAGCCCGACGACAGCGGACGGAGGGGGCGATAGGGGTGACGGCGGCCACGGTGAAGGAAGCAGCAACGTTTGTGAAAGCGGGGGCAGACGACGTTCGCATTGCTTTTCCCGTGACCGGGCCGGACAAGCATGAGCAACTGGCTGTTTTGCAGCAGTCGGCCCGCCTGTCGTGCACCGTTGACTCTGCGGTGGGGGCCGAGCAGGTCTCCGCCGTGCATGCGGCCCGCGGCCGTCCGCTGGATGTGCTCCTGGAGGTGGACGTGGGGCATGGACGCTGTGGTGTGCGCTGGGACGAGCCCGAGGCAGCCGTGCGCCTTGCCCGTCGAATCCTCGACCTCCCCGGGGTGAGGCTCACTGGGATTCTCACCCATGCCGGGCAGGCCTACGACGGCCCGTCCGGATCCGAGTCCGAAGCAGAGGCGCTGCGACGTGCGGCCCGGCACGAACGCGATCGCATGCTCCGGGTGGCAGCACATCTGGCGGACGCCAACGTGCCCGGGGGCGAGTCCGAGACGTTCGAAATCAGCATTGGCTCCACCCCCACGATGGCTGCCTTTCAAAACGCGGAGCACGACGGGGTCCGGATCACTGAAATTCGTCCAGGAAACTACGTGATGCACGATGCCATGCAGGTAGCGCTCGGGGCTGCAACCCTAGACGAGTGTGCGCTCACGGTTTTGACGACCGTCGTAAGCACAAAGGAGCGCCCCGATGGCCCAGATCGGGCATTCGTGGATGCAGGCAAGAAGGTGCTCACGACGGACACCGGGTACGGCACCGATGGATATGGAATCGTATTGCGCGATGCGTCGTCCATGACGCCCCATCCGGATCTCCGCGTGGCCCATCTATCCGAGGAGCACGGCTGGCTCGAAGGCCCAGGAGCGACAAGGCTGTCGGTGGGGGACCGATTGCGCATTGTGCCGAATCATGCCTGTGTCACCGTGGCTACCCAGCCGCGATTCTACGTCGTGGAGAACGAACGGGTCGTGGACACGTGGGGCGTTTCGTAAGTCGGGCCGGGGAGAGGGACAGGCCGTCCGTCAGGCCTCCCGATTTATGCCTCGCGACGGCGGTTCTGTTCCAATCTTGCGCCACCGACGCGCCCCGTTGAGGGGGCATAGGATCACCCAATGAGTATGGAAATTTGTAATATTGTGTTCATCGCACGTTCAATGTGTTGAAGGCGTTCCCTCAGTCCTCCTCTTTCTTGACTTTCAGACTCCATTGGTCACTGTCAACCGATCCACGTCAATGATTCGCTATCGCACGCAGGAGCGGGCGCCGCATCTCCTTTTTGAGCTTACGGGCAAGGTGGCCGGAAAAGACGTGCGACAGGAGTTGGCCGATCTCCCGGACGTTCTTGCCTCTCTGCCTTCAGACTTCGTCGTTCTGGCGGTGTATCCGGAGGTGATCCTTTTCGAGGCAGACGCCATCGGACCGCTGTTCTACTTCATTACCCACATTTTCGATGCCGATCCAGGACTCTGCGTGTTCGTAGATGGCGGCCAATCGCCCCATCCAGGGCTTCGGGCGTTTATTGAGAAGATTGGGCTTGAGGAACAGGTCGCGTTTGTTCCGTCCCGCGAAGAGGCTGATGTGCGCATTCGGGCCTTCGTGCGGTCCCGCATGTAGTCTCCGTTGGGGGTTCCCCCGCAAATTGCGGGCAAAATTGCCGTCCCCGCCGAACGAACCGGTCGTCCGTGGCGTCTGTACAGTTCGCGCCCGACGATTCCGACTCACACTGCTTCGGCATGACGGAGGTTCGTTCCTACGACGACATTACGACGCTGGCTGATCAACTCCGGGAGGTTCCCTACGAGTCCATTCTGCGCACGATTGGCCGGGTGGCCGAGCGGGAGGACATTGAAGCCTACGCCGTGGGTGGTATGGTGCGTGACGTGCTGCTGGGGCGTTCCACCACGGATCTTGACTTCGTGACCGTGGGGCCGGAAACGGGCATCGAGCTAGCCGAGGCGGTGGCCGACGAGTTGGGCGGGCACACCGCCCACGTGTATCCGAACTTCGGCACGGCCGCCATCCGGATCCCGGCGGAGGAAGCCCTCCCCGAGGGACATACGGACGACGCCCTCGTGCTGGAATTTGTAGCCGCACGCAAGGAGAGCTACCGCTCCGACTCGCGGAAGCCCATTGTAGAGGATGGGACGCTGGAGGACGATCAGTATCGACGCGACTTTACCGTTAACGCCATGGCGATTCACCTGTCGCCAAAGCGATTCGGAGAGCTCATTGATCCGTTCGATGGGCGACGCGATCTGGAACGACAAACCATCGAGACCCCGCTCGATCCGGAGGAGACGTTTCAGGACGACCCGCTCCGCATGATCCGAGCGGCCCGCTTTGCGACCCAGTTGGAGTTTCGCGTGTCCGATCGCGTGTTCGACGCGATGGGAACGCAGGCGCACCGCGTTGAAATTCTCAGCCAGGAGCGCATTACGGAGGAGCTGCACAAGATGCTGGAGGCAGATACTCCTTCGATCGGCTTCAAGATGCTGGAGGCGTCCGGGGTGCTTGAACACTTCATGCCAGAACTGCAGCGCTTGAAGGGGGTCGACGTGGTGAATGGGCGCGACCACAAGGACAACTTCTATCATACGCTTGAAGTACTCGACAACGTGGCTGAGCGCACGTCGGATCGACCGGGCGAAGAGACGCGCTGGCTCCGTTGGGCGGCCCTTCTCCACGACATCGCCAAGCCGGACACCAAGCGCTTTGATCCGGAGAACGGTTGGACCTTTCACGGACACGAAGATAAGGGCGCTCGCATGATCCCCGATCTCTTTCGCAAATGGCGCCTGCCGACGGACGAGCGGATGGACTATGTGCAGAAGCTCGTGCGCCTGCACCTGCGTCCCATCGCGCTGGCAGACGAGGACGTGACCGATAGTGCCGTGCGACGCTTGCTCTTCGAGGCGGGCGACGACATTGACGACCTAATGACGCTGGTGCGCTCAGACGTCACGTCCGGAAATCCGCGTCGGCGTCGGCGCTATCTCAATGCGTTCGACCGTGTGGAGGAGAAAATGGAGATCGTGGAGGAGAAAGACCGCCTCCGCAACTTCGAGCCGCCGGTGGACGGCTACGAAATCATGGAGACGCTCGGCATTGAGGAGGGGGTGGCGGTGGGCATTGCCAAAACGTGGATTCGCGAGGCCATTCTCGACGGCGAGATTGCGAATGAGCACGACGCAGCCTACGATTACCTCATGGGGATCAAGGACGAAGCCCTGCGCCGGGGGGAGCTCTTTGACGCCATGCAGGACCGATTGACAGGGCGGGAGAACCGCGCGATGGGGGCGATCAAGGAAACGGTGTTCGAGGATCCCGATCTGCCGGACGAACGGGAGGCGGCGCTGGATTATCTGGAGGGGGTGAAGGCAGAGGTGTTGTCCGACGGCACCGACGAAGAGAGCGCCTGATACAACCGCCAAGGAGGGGGACGAGGATACTGACATCGGCGCTCTCCGTCTCTCGACGACGCTGAAGCCCTGAATCGCGTTGCTGCTTCGGGGCGAGCGTGTAGTTCCCGTCGGGAGACGCGGAATACGGAGGGGAGCGACGGGTCTTTTGACGTTTCCCCGCGTATGAAAATGTCCGACTGCTTGATCTATTTTTCCCATCCGCTTCTCAGTCCCGAATGGGATCTCCCGATTCTTCTTCCTCCTCCTCCTTCCTTCGTTCCAACTCGTCGGGAGGCTCAAAAGAGCGATTCGTCCAGCATCTTCACCCGGCCGATCTTCGGGGGGCCGCGCAACTTGCGACGGAGGCGACCCTCGGGGCGACTCGTTTGGTGGAGGCTATGCACGCCGCCGTGTTAGCCGCCGTCACGCCTGGGGCACCCGCTCCAGATTCCCACACCACCGGGCTCACCGGATGGATCTACCGCGCCGTGCGGGGAATCGCCCGCCTATCGGGGCGGAGCGCGACGTGGGCATTGGAGATCCTCGAACAAGGCCAGGGCCCTGCGCCACGGCCGGACACCGAGGCGCGCCAGCGACTCCTCGCCATCCTCAATGGAGTCGTGGGCGATCACCTCGCCGCGTCCAACAGTCCGCTTGCACAATCCTTTTCGTTACACGCTCCGGATGGGCGTCGACTCGATGTCGAGGCGCCGAGGGCAGCGGGCGAAGCGCCCCTCGTCGTCTTCGTGCACGGCTTGTGCCTTAGCGATCGGGACTGGGGGCGTGCGGGGGGAGAGGATGCCGGGATCATTGAGGCAGTCCCGGCTGCCGTCGATGGCACTGCCGTTCTCGCGCGATACAACACTGGCCGGTCAATCCGGGAAAATGGGCAGGCGCTGGCCGAGCATCTGGAAGCGTGGATCAATCGGGCGGCCGGTCCCTCCCGGATCATCCTCATTGGACACAGCATGGGGGGACTGGTGATCCGTCGTGCGGTTTGTCACGCGCGCCGGACCGCTGCTCGCTGGTCCAGGCTCCTCACAGAAATCGTATATCTGGGCACTCCCCACCGCGGCGCCCCCCTCGAACAGACCGGAGCGTGGATCGAAAAGCAGCTTGGTCGGTTTCGCGTCACCACTCCTCTCGCCGGCCTTGCCGATCTTCGGAGTCGAGGCATTCAGGACCTGCGACAGGGAGCTAGCGCCTCAGACACTCCGTCTTATTCCTCGTCGGCGCAGCGCGACGCCCCTCGTGCCCTCTACGTCGCGGCCGCGTTAACGTCCGATCATCAGGCCCGAGACGTGATCGGCGATGGCCTTGTGCCTGTCTTCAGTGCCCTTGACCGTCCGGCTGGATCAGAGGCGAAGACTCACCGGATTGTCGAGGGATGCGGACATTTGGACCTGCTGCATGAACCCGTCGTTGCAGAGCATCTGTGCCGCTGGCTGTCGACGCCAGAAAACTCGTAATGCCAATCCCTTGCGGTGTGTGGAGGCGCGGCCGACCTTCTCCAGGGGACAAAAGCAGTCCCTCAACTTGCGGCGGCTCCGTCCAGCGACATCTCTGGGGGACTCTCCATGTACAAGAAGAAGCAGACCCGCCACCGCACCGGTCTGCGCCTTTCCAGATGGAGCGAATCAGAACTCCCGGCGGATTTTGGGTAGAAGCGGCGCATCATCCATCTTCGGGAACACCGGCGGTTAAACAGAAAAGACCCGCTCCGGGATCGGAACGGGCCTTTCGCTTCTGTCACCGACGGGCGATGCATCCCAGAATGTCCGAGAAGCATCGCCTGCGGTTAAAATGCAGCACTGCTCTCGTCGGCCGGGGCAGCGTTGAGGGCGCTAAGGCCCTTTTCCGTCTGCTCAACTTCGTACTCGAGCGTCTGGCCTTCCTGCAGGTCGTCGCCAGAGGTCATGCCCGAGATGTTGTTTGCGTGGAGGAAGACGTCCTCACTTCCGTCAAGCGGCTCAATGAAGCCGAATCCGCGAGAGGTATCGAAAAACTTAAGCTTGCCCTTTTGCATGTAGGTGTATCCGTTCTGTATTGGAAATGCCTCACCCCTAAGTGACGATCCGGCAACGAGGCGAGACTCCTACTCGGCAGGGGGACACTACGTGATGACGCAGTTGATGTACTCGGTGCACCCGCCATTCCGTCCGCGGTTTCCTGAGAATCATATTTGAGCCTCGTCTTCATGAAGTCGTCTTCTACGAGTGCTTTCCAGGGACAGTCTGCTCCTACAGGCTCCTCTAGCGGCCACTGGACGAGGATACCGACACTTCTGTTGCAACGACCGGGCTGGGGGCGAGCCCGGTGAAGTACCTGGGTTGGGAAGACGGACTTCCTTCGCTGAGTGGACGGCCCTCGATTTGGACGAGCGGATTGAATGGATGTTAGACCGACCAATCTGTGAAGAAGTCTACGACGATCGTCTCTGTGCACATGGTAAACGGTCTCCGCTTCCCTGATAAATTGTTTCGGCCCTGTCGAACAGATTGGTATCGGCCGTCTTCGTGATCTGGACGGTGGGCATTCTCATGGTGCTTCGAGAGTTCGGCTTACGACAGAAGACGGTTTTCCTTGCCTCGTAGGACGACGATCCAGAGGGCTCCAGGTGCTGAGGGAGGATTTTCCGCGAGGTGAGCACTGAGATCCCGTTTCTGCAGCAGGTCGTCCACCTTCAGGGGGCGTTGGGACGGCCGTCGAGAACACGAACGAGGTTGTCTGATGGCCCAGTGTTCGCGTCATTTTCCGAGCGAATCAAGGTTCTCTTTTTATGCCACCACAGCCGATCGGCCGATTCGAACCGCCAGTGTCGTGTTTTTCGATCTAGAGACGACCGGCCTGCGTCCCGACCGCGGCGCCCGCATTACCGAGATGGCCGTGGTCGATCAAGAGTGCATTCGGTTCGACTGGGCGGCCGACGCCGAGCCGCCGTCCGACGCGGACGCTCTTTTGGACCCTGGTCGACGCAGGCAGGTGGACGACAGTATCGGACGTGGGCGTGCAGCGACTGCGATGGAACGGCGGATGAGAGCGCCTCCGGCGGGCGGGTTCGGGTTTCTTTCGTTTCTGCAGGCTCAAGACTACTTTCGGGACTCCCTTCGGCTGCAGCGGCCGTCCGTTCTTTGTTTCGGGGCAGGACTCTACTGGCCCGATCTGGACGAATACGTGAGTGTGCGTTCAATTCTGCACGGGCGCCAGTCGGCCGAGCACCAGTCGTGATCTCTTCTTGCTTTTCGTTTGTTGCAGAAGCTCTTTTCGATGGATCCTTCCGAGTCGAAGCATGAGAAGTTCGTGTCCGGTCTTCAGAATATGGAGGGGGCGCCCTGTGTCGTGTGCGAGGATGGGACCCTTTCAATCTCGACCTTCACGAAGACCCGAATGCAGGACGACACGACGCTCATCGTGAGGGATGTACCTGCCCTCCTCTGTGAGGACTGCGGCGACGTGACCTATACGCGGGCAATTGGGGCACGGCTGGATGAATTGTTGGAGACGGCGGTAGATGCTGACGAGAATACTGTTGTTCGATCCTTCAGGGATTCGGAAGACACGTAATTTCGATGAGGGGCAGATGAGGGGCACGGCACCGACTCATTGGAGCTTTGCTTTTTTTTGCTCCATAATCTTTGTTCATTTCTGTGGCTTCAATTCACACTTCATTTCATTCCAAGCGCGGAATGTCTGCTCGCCGAAGGTGACTCCGCACAGCCAAACATGTTTGGCAGCGGAGATAGGCCCCGTTCCGAATGGGGAGTTGTGAAGGTGGAATTGGGAATGGCTTGAGAGCGAACGATTTTATTTTCAGGGGAGGACTGGGACTCGCTCTACGAATCTGTCGGTTCGCGCCCATTCGAAATTTGCCCTTCGGCAGTCGATATCGCCTCGCCGATCCCCACGCACGCTCGGAGCACGATGGGAGGAAAGGGCAGGGAGTCACCACCTCAGATCGAGCGTGAATCCGAAGGAAGGCCCTACGACAGGTCCACCTTCGTGACCCCGGCCCCCCCTTCTTCGATTGGCGCCTTTCCGAAGTCGGTGATGTCAGAGCGCTCGTTGAGTAGGTCGTGCAGGGCCGAGCGGAGCGCCCCGGTGCCTTTGCCGTGGAGAATGTCGACCGTGTCGAGGCCGGCGGCAATCGCGTCGTCGAGGAAGTGCTGCACATTGTGCCGGGCTTCGTCCACCCGTTGTCCGCGCACGTCGATCGACGGGCTCGCCTCCAGCGCCGCCAGCGTGGAGTCGCCGCTCGTCTTCGTTTGCGGCTCTTCCTGCTTCGGCCCGCCCACCTTTGTGAGTCGATCGAGCGTCACGCGCATGTGCATCGAGCCCATGATGACGACCGCCTCGCCGTCGTCAATCTCCTGCACCTCCATCTCCGTGGAGCCGTCGTCCACCACCACTTGATCGCCCTCGTGGATCGGCGCGTCGGGATCGCGGTCCACCTGCCCGTTGGACTCCTCAGGAGCCTCATCTTCCGGGTCAGGGGCATCCGGCGCCGACGCCGCGGCTGCGGCCTCCTCCCGATCTTCCGCCAGATCCTCTTTGTACGCCTCTAGCTTCTCGCGCGCCTCCTGGGTTGCTTCCGATTCGGCCTGGGCTTCCTTAATCTCCTTGATTGTGCGCTCAATGCGGGCATTGGCGTCTTCCACAATGCGCTCGGCTTCCTCGAGGGCTTGTTGGCGAAACTCCTCCCGTTCTCGCTCCAGCTTGCGACGCTTCTCCTCATGTCGCTTCTGTTCCTGTTCGGCTTGTTCTCGTGCCTTCCGCGCCTCGTAGAGCTCGTCTTCCAGCTCCTGCGTTTGCTTTTCGAAGGTGGAGATGAGGTTTTCCATGGCCGTCTTTTGCTCGCCGGCCAGCGTGCGGGCACGGTCCAGCAGGTTCTCCGACAGGCCCATGCGCTGGGCAATTTCGAAGGCGTAAGAGGAGCCCGGCACGCCTTCCTGGTAGCGGTACGTAGGGCGCAGGGTCTTCTGGTCAAATTCCATTGATCCGTTTTCGACCCCCTCTGTTTCGTGAGCGTACACCTTGAGGGTGCCGTGATGAGTGGTCGCAATGGTGCGCGCCCCGGCCTCGTTCAGGCGTTCCAGCACCGCCTGGGCCAACGCGCCGCCCTCATCCGGATCCGTGCCCGTGCCCGCCTCATCGATGAGAATGAGCGTGTTCTCGCCGGCCTCGTTCAGCATGTGCCGCAGGTTCGACACGTGCGAGCTGAAGGTCGACAGGTCCTCTTCGATCGACTGCTCGTCCCCGATGTCGGCCATAATTTGGTCGAACAGCGGGAATGAGGAGTGCGGGGCTACAGGGATGGGCATTCCGTACGCCAGCATCAAGGAGAACAGGCCGACCGATTTCATCGCCACA is part of the Salinibacter sp. 10B genome and encodes:
- a CDS encoding YgiT-type zinc finger protein, whose amino-acid sequence is MDPSESKHEKFVSGLQNMEGAPCVVCEDGTLSISTFTKTRMQDDTTLIVRDVPALLCEDCGDVTYTRAIGARLDELLETAVDADENTVVRSFRDSEDT
- a CDS encoding alanine racemase gives rise to the protein MSVDSLSTPCLLVERDRLQHNLTQMQERACVNEVALRPHIKTHKSVPLARRQRTEGAIGVTAATVKEAATFVKAGADDVRIAFPVTGPDKHEQLAVLQQSARLSCTVDSAVGAEQVSAVHAARGRPLDVLLEVDVGHGRCGVRWDEPEAAVRLARRILDLPGVRLTGILTHAGQAYDGPSGSESEAEALRRAARHERDRMLRVAAHLADANVPGGESETFEISIGSTPTMAAFQNAEHDGVRITEIRPGNYVMHDAMQVALGAATLDECALTVLTTVVSTKERPDGPDRAFVDAGKKVLTTDTGYGTDGYGIVLRDASSMTPHPDLRVAHLSEEHGWLEGPGATRLSVGDRLRIVPNHACVTVATQPRFYVVENERVVDTWGVS
- a CDS encoding endonuclease MutS2 — translated: MDTYPDGLEEKLGFDVIRDRLEGKVKTPIGHERLDGMQPARTLDWLRTELTRVEELQAAFQYDDAVPLSNLFDLRDVLRRAAPEEAFVDPEDLKAVRLTIISLRRLKNYFEQRDHDYPTLAAAVERITPLPDLEEHIASILDEDGSIRDDASPELQRLRSQIRAKERKLRSTLDDALRTAINQGYATEDQATIRGGRMVIPVRSEAKRKVEGFVHDTSASGQTVYIEPAECLELNNEVRELKSAEQREIERILREATTHIRRETEAMEDNLKAAGQFDLLQAKARLANRLDAVVPKLNDDGIIDLHEGRNPVLELHFQTLDDATETEGRSTGEDDIPPREVVPLDMGIGDDFRTLVITGPNAGGKTVAMKSVGLFSLMLAYGMPIPVAPHSSFPLFDQIMADIGDEQSIEEDLSTFSSHVSNLRHMLNEAGENTLILIDEAGTGTDPDEGGALAQAVLERLNEAGARTIATTHHGTLKVYAHETEGVENGSMEFDQKTLRPTYRYQEGVPGSSYAFEIAQRMGLSENLLDRARTLAGEQKTAMENLISTFEKQTQELEDELYEARKAREQAEQEQKRHEEKRRKLEREREEFRQQALEEAERIVEDANARIERTIKEIKEAQAESEATQEAREKLEAYKEDLAEDREEAAAAASAPDAPDPEDEAPEESNGQVDRDPDAPIHEGDQVVVDDGSTEMEVQEIDDGEAVVIMGSMHMRVTLDRLTKVGGPKQEEPQTKTSGDSTLAALEASPSIDVRGQRVDEARHNVQHFLDDAIAAGLDTVDILHGKGTGALRSALHDLLNERSDITDFGKAPIEEGGAGVTKVDLS
- a CDS encoding carbonic anhydrase family protein → MCIVRFLCTVSIVPLLLIGCEDSRSESKDRTSVTSTAAWSYEGPTGPDQWATLSDAYAACDGAEQSPINLAGAEAPDAPSTLSTSYSTQPGEVVDTGHAIQVNTTGGELTLDGTSYELQQFHGHTPSEHTVNGTRYAAEIHLVHTAGDQQLAVLGILGEEGPEDHPALEDWGKGRGTTLAVNAGRLLPDRQSYYTYDGSLTRPPCSEIVRWIVMDHPIQISKEQLTTLRAQHDANTRPVHPLGDRRLVYVGP
- a CDS encoding alpha/beta hydrolase, which produces MGSPDSSSSSSFLRSNSSGGSKERFVQHLHPADLRGAAQLATEATLGATRLVEAMHAAVLAAVTPGAPAPDSHTTGLTGWIYRAVRGIARLSGRSATWALEILEQGQGPAPRPDTEARQRLLAILNGVVGDHLAASNSPLAQSFSLHAPDGRRLDVEAPRAAGEAPLVVFVHGLCLSDRDWGRAGGEDAGIIEAVPAAVDGTAVLARYNTGRSIRENGQALAEHLEAWINRAAGPSRIILIGHSMGGLVIRRAVCHARRTAARWSRLLTEIVYLGTPHRGAPLEQTGAWIEKQLGRFRVTTPLAGLADLRSRGIQDLRQGASASDTPSYSSSAQRDAPRALYVAAALTSDHQARDVIGDGLVPVFSALDRPAGSEAKTHRIVEGCGHLDLLHEPVVAEHLCRWLSTPENS
- a CDS encoding cold shock domain-containing protein: MQKGKLKFFDTSRGFGFIEPLDGSEDVFLHANNISGMTSGDDLQEGQTLEYEVEQTEKGLSALNAAPADESSAAF
- a CDS encoding CCA tRNA nucleotidyltransferase encodes the protein MASVQFAPDDSDSHCFGMTEVRSYDDITTLADQLREVPYESILRTIGRVAEREDIEAYAVGGMVRDVLLGRSTTDLDFVTVGPETGIELAEAVADELGGHTAHVYPNFGTAAIRIPAEEALPEGHTDDALVLEFVAARKESYRSDSRKPIVEDGTLEDDQYRRDFTVNAMAIHLSPKRFGELIDPFDGRRDLERQTIETPLDPEETFQDDPLRMIRAARFATQLEFRVSDRVFDAMGTQAHRVEILSQERITEELHKMLEADTPSIGFKMLEASGVLEHFMPELQRLKGVDVVNGRDHKDNFYHTLEVLDNVAERTSDRPGEETRWLRWAALLHDIAKPDTKRFDPENGWTFHGHEDKGARMIPDLFRKWRLPTDERMDYVQKLVRLHLRPIALADEDVTDSAVRRLLFEAGDDIDDLMTLVRSDVTSGNPRRRRRYLNAFDRVEEKMEIVEEKDRLRNFEPPVDGYEIMETLGIEEGVAVGIAKTWIREAILDGEIANEHDAAYDYLMGIKDEALRRGELFDAMQDRLTGRENRAMGAIKETVFEDPDLPDEREAALDYLEGVKAEVLSDGTDEESA